From Fusobacterium sp. JB019:
TTTCATAATCTTCCCATGCGAGAAAATCATAATATCCGGTATTAGCTATCGTTTCCAATAGTTGTCCCAGACTGTAAGGCAAGTTCTTTACGTGTTACTCACCCGTCCGCCACCTTACTATCACCGAAGTGAATTCAAGTAGACTTGCATGTGTTAAGCATTCTGTCAGCGTTCATCCTGAGCCAGGATCAAACTCTTCATTCAAATTTATCCGTTATTGACTAGGTCAATTTTCTTACCATTTTGTTTCTTTAAACACCATTTAAGGTTTGCTTGCTTATCTTGTTAAACTTCTCTATTCTGTTGTTAATGTCCTTTTATTATTTACTTTATTTTGTCCTCTTGTGGACAAGAAACATGATATCATTTTTTTTGAATTCAGTCAATAGTTTTTTTGGTTTTTTTATATATTTTTTTATTTTTAATAATTCCAATGATTTTTAATATCTAAAATAAAAAAAACTCTACTAAATTTAATTGGATCTTTAATATTTTATGTTGATATTTATAAAAAATACCAAAAACTATTAATTAAAAGATTCTTCTAAACTTTCTTATCTTAGGAAAATATTGTCATTATTCTTTTAGATAATATCTTTCTAAAAAATAAAGATTATTAAGAAAATCACTTTCAGCTATCATCATTTTTATCACTTAATAAATAGAATTTTTATTGTCATTAAGTTTTTTATTTTTTATCTAAGACTTGACCTATATATTTTTTTATTGTATTTAAATATATCATTTTTGAATTATTTTTTAACACAAATAAAAAACTTTCCTCAGTACCTGTGTCTTCTGAACATAATTTTAAAGCCTCTTCTTCTATTTTTAATTTTTCATATTCATCAAATTTATCAAATTCTATTAGTATATCTCTTGGAATTTCAACTTCTTCTTTTAATTCTTTTATAGTATTTGTTAAAGATTTCTTTATTCCTTTTCTTGCTTGTTTTATTTTTTTCTTACTTATCATAACTTTCTCTTTAACATCATTGTTAAATAAAGTTAAATTTTGTTTTTGACCATTATTTGTTTTGTACATATTTTTTAAAACACCGTTTATATATTGAACTAAAGTTGTTTTTATATTTTTATTCAAATTTTTATAAAGTACTTTTAAAATTTCACACGCTAAATTTTCTCCGTCTTCTTTATATATCTTTCTTATTTTTGTATCCGTTCTTTTATCCCAAGCTCTTTGTACATAAATATTTCTTTTAGCTTTATGAATAAAAGATACTAGTTTTTCAGGAAGATCATTATAAGTTTCTATTTGTTTTGATTTATTTTTAACATTTGTTTTTTCGGTTACAATTACCGCTTCTTCTATTATTTCTTTTTTTAATTTTGCTGGTTTTAATTTTACTTTTTTATTTTTTAAAAAACTTGTACTTTTATTTTCTAGAAAACTAGATATATGGCATTCTCCATCTTTTTCATTATTAAAGATATAATTAAGATAATAAGTATTTTCTTTTTTTTCTTCTTCGAAAGAATAATTTTCTATATATCCTAATTTTTTTAATACTTCATAGGCTTTTAATACTCTCTTTAAAACTTGTTTAGCTCTACTTAAAATATATATCTTTTTTTCTCCATTTTTAGAAATTCTTTCTGTTTCTTGCTCCATTCTAAGAGGAATTATTGCAGCTAATGTTCTTAAATTGATT
This genomic window contains:
- a CDS encoding chromosomal replication initiator DnaA gives rise to the protein MKKEKGNISENLLVPSSTSFDKDIGKMDMKISNMPKIEIKEVVIQGTGNFLNLKDNIINIPIEMIVFPFFTPQKQNKRINFQYSFEDLGVTMFCTLVAKDQNDKVYQPSLFEEKIYNFLISLYEAKKEINVEEEEYIEFEIADFIVNFLGNKMNRVYYSKVEQALKNLKSTEYQFVVSNHTKFGKYKFEDEEFKLLTYKKLKVGKKIFYRVKLNKNIRNKIKDKRYIKYNSRSLMEIMNKDPIAGRIYKYISKIRYENINGRINLRTLAAIIPLRMEQETERISKNGEKKIYILSRAKQVLKRVLKAYEVLKKLGYIENYSFEEEKKENTYYLNYIFNNEKDGECHISSFLENKSTSFLKNKKVKLKPAKLKKEIIEEAVIVTEKTNVKNKSKQIETYNDLPEKLVSFIHKAKRNIYVQRAWDKRTDTKIRKIYKEDGENLACEILKVLYKNLNKNIKTTLVQYINGVLKNMYKTNNGQKQNLTLFNNDVKEKVMISKKKIKQARKGIKKSLTNTIKELKEEVEIPRDILIEFDKFDEYEKLKIEEEALKLCSEDTGTEESFLFVLKNNSKMIYLNTIKKYIGQVLDKK